The following are from one region of the Pecten maximus unplaced genomic scaffold, xPecMax1.1, whole genome shotgun sequence genome:
- the LOC117318253 gene encoding uncharacterized protein LOC117318253, with protein sequence MSKTPPSAIRSSVAETLLSSVEKLKISTSTSSVKKSRQRLFEDGRPSLPHGFQALSEHAYSSKVFQSDTTSADPKLNRPTDEEFITERLQCDILPAIDESLKDVARLGRSVLFIKDCKDLCEKDWFRDMLQRCTINAQNFSKFYSLLLVTKLLQSQKWELFPSYMV encoded by the exons ATGAGCAAAACACCACCATCGGCAATTCGTTCATCGGTAGCTGAAACACTTTTGTCGTCTgtagaaaaattgaaaatatctaCTTCTACCAGTTCCGTAAAAAAATCTCGCCAGCGTCTGTTTGAAGATGGTCGACCGTCATTGCCCCACGGATTTCAAGCGTTATCTGAACACGCGTACAGTAGTAAAGTGTTTCAATCAGATACAACTAGTGCGGATCCCAAATTGAACAGACCTACAG ATGAAGAATTCATCACTGAGAGACTGCAGTGTGATATTTTGCCTGCTATAGATGAATCATTGAAAGATGTTGCACGGCTTGGGCGAAGTGTTTTATTCATCAAAGATTGTAAGGACCTATGTGAGAAGGACTGGTTCAGAGATATGCTGCAGAGGTGCACGATAAATGCCCAGAACTTTTCCAAGTTTTATTCACTGCTCTTg gTAACAAAATTACTGCAGAGTCAAAAATGGGAACTATTTCCATCATATATGGTATGA